AATCGAGGACCAAAAGGAGACCGTCACCAAAGCACACCGGACCAGAAAATCTCACTAGGAgaatgaaaggaaggaatttattaaaatatgttgagtaaataatggaaaaccattattgaaattaattgaccttttttctctctctctgtctctgtctctggaaCCGtcggatccatccatccggtccACGCCAGTCGCTACCGCGTGCCCTTTTCCTCTGCGAGATCCTATTAAAGCTCTGTGGCAGGAGGTCCCCGTTGCTAGCGGCAACCTGTCAACGGTTGCTAGATGTTtcatcgagagaaagagagcatgcAAACGTCCGCTCTGTCACGTCAacgcagtagcagcggcagctgccCCTCATTACACGCGACCGATCGCCCTCTAGCGATCGCCGCCGCTTTCACTGATTTGTGCTGCAAAACAGGATGCTGCGTTATACAACGTGCACTCGGTACCTCAAGCGATCGGAtcgagttgagttgagttgtgCTGACCTACATTTATTCCAAACACGGACATTAACAATCAGCTGTCATCAGGACGGGGACTGTCGCCCTACAATTCCCCTTCCTGACGTCACAATGGTTGGTGATCCTTTTTATTGAACGAAACGATCATCCTCCTTCGCTCAAGGCGCATATCATAAAGCATAAACGGTGTGCCAGCATACTGCCGCTGTCATTGCGAATCTTCCGACACGCGACCACCTAACTGTACTTCACCCTTTTTCACCCGCTTCCCAATCACTACACTCTTccttttcgcaaaaaaaaaaacaaaaaaaaacacgttcctCCACGTGCCTCAGACTTTACTTCGGCAGCCAAAAGGGTAGGGCACCGAATGGTTGCCAAATGTCTTCTGTTGCAAATCCTGCAATCCTTCCACGCGTCAACCTAACAGTACTTTACCCTTTCCCCGTTTCCCCTGCTTTAACAACGGCCTCATCCACGAAGGACTCATAATCAAATCACAAATACCTCTCCGCCACAAATTGGCACTGGTACCGCAAACCCATCAGGTTCCCGAGTGATGTTGGTGCTGCCGAGTGCCTCGCAATTCACTGTTTTATCGCCAAGCCAGTAACCCACGAGCGGTCGCCGTGCATGCGACAAACTAACGGGTTTACATCCTTTACTTTACTGGCGGAGGAatccttttggttttttttttttgcacgagCAACACGATTCGCACGGGTACCGGTGCAGCGCATGTAGCGAAAAAAGGCTTCGTCCGGGCTTGCTTGGCCGTAAAAAACAGCAAAGCCAAATGCCTGATCTTCGCCGTGCATGCGCCAAGCTAACGGGTTCTAGCCCTTTTTattgaatccttttttttttgttttgaaggaGGTAACCGGCCATCTAAGCTCTCTCggaagttttgtttgtttttttcgcacacgaaacacagccaacagcaacagcaagacaGCAATATCTTGGTTCGCCTGACGGAGCCTGTAACTGTACCCTTGCTAATCGTGAGGCAACGGATTCGATTACCCCGCCGCCAGCGGCGAGAAGGGTTCTATAAATCAATCACCGTTTTCCTCGGGAAGAGCGTTCTGGCTGGAGCGTTTGCCGGTTCGCTGTGtagctggtgatggtgtccaGGTTTGCAAATAATTTGCCCCTTTTCGCTTTTGACCTGCCCATCGGCAATGCATTCGGGCTCCTTTTCGGGAAGGTTAGACCAAACCGCCCGGGGGCTAGGGTACATTTGCATACCTGCAGCAACCAAACAACGTAGTCGGCATGGTCGTGAAGAACTTGGATACAATGTTTAGCTCTTTTGTGGAAGAATGCTCTTTCCATCGTTCCACTCGAATCGAACTCGATGCTTGACATTGAAAACGGCGATGGTGAAGCTTCCAAATGTTAATGTTCCAAAAACGGACGGATGCCACGCGAGGTCAAATATTTGAATAACTGATACCAAAAGGCGCGGTGCGATCAGCGTGGACCCAACCGGACCAGGCCGGGTCCAGTTATTCGCTAGCTAGCCAGGAGCGTGGATTGCCACACACCAGTGTCAAGTgatcgagcagcaaaaacgCAACGCAGGGCAGGATGGTAATGCGTAGTGCACCGCTGATGGGCTGGAAGAATGTCAGCACGGGTTCGGACGCCGAAAAGCATATGGTAACGTactagcagcatcatcatcatcaccctctGAACGgtgtttcatttcatgttctgttttttctcGTCCCCCCCGGTAGCCCGTCACTCGGATATGCGTACAGGTGAAGCAGGGTTCGATCTACGGTGTACGCGATCGGCTTCCGAACGGTCAGAATTACTACTACTTCAAGGGAGTGCCGTACGCGAAAGCACCGGTCGGTTTGCTGCGCTTCAAGTCTCCCGTACCGCTGGAGAAGTACTCCGTTTCCTATCTGGACTGCACCAAGGAGCGCAGCAACTGCATAGGGCTGGACGTGCTGACGAAGGATATCAGTGGGTCCGAAGATGGACTATTCCTCAACATCTACACACCGAAGCTGGGCCAACccagtggcggcggcgcagATCCGGCATCAGCACTGCCCGTGATGGTATTCCTCCACGGTGGTGGACTTACCGGAGGCCATGGTGATAGTTCGCTTTACCTTCCGAACTATCTCGTACAGCAGGGTGTGATAGTGGTCACTTTGAACTACCGCCTCGGAGTGCTCGGATTCCTCTGCCTTCCCGATGCCGGTATCCAGGGGAATGCGGGCCTCAAAGACCAACGGATGGCACTGCGGTGGGTTAGCGAAAACATTGCGAAATTCGGGGGCGACCCCACTAACGTGACACTGTTCGGAGCCAGCTCCGGCGCGATCGCCGTCAACTATCACTGCCTGTCGGTCGAATCGAAGCGTTACTTCCACAAGGCCATCCTCCAGAGTGGTTCGATCTATACCGAGTTTTCGTACCAAGCCGAACCGGAAGAGAAGGCACGCCGAATGGCCGAACTGCTGGTGGCCAGCAACGGTCAACCGCGCACGGACACCGAAGTGTACGAAATCCTACGTAGTGCACCGGCGAAGCGCCTGTTCGAGTTGCAGCCGCAGGTGTTGACGGATCGCGAGCGAAAGGTGGAAAAGCTGTTCCAGATTCCGTTTCTACCCGTGATCGAGCGGGCCGATTCCGAGGATGCGATCATCCAGCGCCATCCGACGGAGATAATGAGCGAACCGGACTCGATCGGTATACCGATCATCCTGGGCTACAACGAACGCGACGGTATGATGGTGTTGATCGATGCGATCAAAACGCTGGCTGCGTATAATACGGAACCGGAGCGCTTCCTACCGCGTACGGTCGCCCTGGAGTACTTCTCGCCCGAAGCGCACGCCTTAGGAGAGGAAGTACGAGAGTTTTACTTTGGCAACCGTCCCGTTAGCCGGGATACGCTGAACCAACTGACGGACGTGTTCACCGACAAGTATCTGCTGGCGTACCGGATGACGGTGGAGCTGTGGGCCCGGTATCAACGCCGGACCAAGTTCTACGGCTACCGGTTCGCGTTCGATGGGTTGCTCAACAAGGGCAAGGCCATCATGTCACTGCGCACGATGAAAGGTGCGGCGCACATCGACGAGGTGTACTATCTCTTCAGCTCACCCCTGCTCCGTACCGAGGTGCCGGAAACGGACAAATCGTACGAGCTGCGCAACACGATGGTGCAGCTGTGGACCAACTTTGCCAAGTACTCGGACCCGACGCCGGTGGATCGTGGTGATGCGAAGCTACCGTTCCGCTGGGAACCGCAGCAGAACGTACCGGTCGATGCGAACCATGTGCCACTGATGTGCCTTAACATCACGAACGAATCGATCCGGATGAGCGAGATGCCGGAGAAACGACGGATGGACTTCTGGACCAAGATCTTCCAGCGCTACAATGGGCGCATCTCGAACGTCGCAATCCCGGCCATCAGTTCGTCGTGCGTCGACGAGAACAATAATGCGTGAACTGAGTCCTTtctcaggagcagcagaagtatGGAGGTTGGAATCCAATAAATCGAACTAGGTGTAACCGATTGAAGACGTCGTGAAgttacggcagcagcagcagcagcagcagtagtgtgtTCCCTCCCAAATACCCACACCCTCGGCTCGCTGCTATTCTttccccgcccccctcccgaGGGGACGAAGAATGACTGAATAGCCCGTTCTGAATGGAACCGAGAGAATAGggcgaatgtttttttgaatGAATTGTGTTGCAGTAATAGCGTTACAAAGCGCTTCTAAAAGTGCTTCAATGAGCGTTTGAGCTCGATGGAAAGCGGAATGAATACAGCTCCGGAGAGCTTCGGAGCTCTCCCGGGACACCAGAGACGAGACAATGGATCCCGGGGACGGTTTTCTCGAGGATTTGCTTTTAGACCTTGCATCCTTGCAGTTCGCACGCACCGCAAGAGAACACGCGTAGGTCGCAAGTCCTTCAGCCTCGTGTGGGCGCTGAACCCACATCAGGGACCAATTTGGGATGCATTTGCGATGGGCCCATTGTGGCCCATCGAGAACCCCGAAAGTGGCGTGTCATTTCGGGAggtgatcgaatcgaatcgaaggcgAAAAGGGACAATCTTCAGGACACTGACGATCCCGCAAGccgagatcgatcgaatcgacaTGCTTCACGGTTCGTTTGCGCCGCGTCTTGAGGACATGTGAGGAAGGGCTTTTGAACCGTGgagccagaaaaaaaaacacatgtttCCCTCCCGGCAACAGGCAATCGATTTTCAACTCCTTTTCAACTGGCCAAGATTTATCGCTCTTCTCTCCATCTGGGTACGCTCTGCGGAATGCTGGAGCTGCATTCATGTAAGTGTGCAACCGTGGAGCGTTACGTTGAATGAGCAGGAATGGGATGTTTGGATTGCAACTTTacagcttctccttctgctgctgctgctgctgctgttcgtcttTGGCGTGTCCGCTCTCGCTTTGTCAatgcgaaaatgaaaattggttTTGTAAAACACGATGTTTCGTGTTCCGAACGGGGATGGTCCTGGTGTCAATTGTCCTCTTCGCTTTTGTGACCGAGGAGAGCACTCCTTGGAACTCTTTTCTAAAGGACAACGATTGTCGATAGAACACGGTAGTAACGAGTCATTTTCGAGAAGTAATTGATTATGAGTCGTGTGCTGTCGTTGCCGTGGCAATGGCAAGGCGGCAGCAGATGGTCCAAGCTTCACAATGGTTTCGAGAGATTGTTATTTAATGTTGGATTTTTCTAGGTATAGACGACTTCAGAGAACAGAAGTTCAGGCGTTTTTTTACACATTACGAGTTCTATGCTGGCCTTAATCAACATTTAATTCCTGTTCTACACCAAAGACTAACAGTCTCCTTCAGTTGGAACAGAACACCCTCAACATAAACAGTCGGTATTACCTCATCTTGAGAGCATAAATTATCTCAGAAATGCAGAGCCATTCGAGAAAACACTTGTTGGAACCTCACCCCTTAGAACATCAATTCGCTGcttgttcgtgtgtgtggtttatcGTCTAATTTGCcttttctttgctctctctctctcaggacCATCCCGGGTCCCGGTGCTGGTATGGCCACCAGTAATGACTGCGATGTCACACCGTCGTCACCAATCCGGgaataacaaaaaacccaGGAACACGTTTCTccgaaccggccggccggtctcgGGGTCTCGAAAGCATTAAATTGACGCGCGAGTCCCAACGTTGGTTTCGCGCCGATGATGAAGCGTGGAAGATGCTGGAGTAAaacacgcatcgcatcgcaacgcatATGGCACTTCATGGGTGCAACTCGATCTGACGAgatcgtctctctctcactctctccgggattctttcctttccttcccgtCCCGTTTTGTGTCGCTTTGTGGTCCACTTCGCTTGGGATGTCTGCGGGACGTCGAGTGATGACGACGGATGACATCAAGCGTGCTCTCGGCCTAATGCCACATGTTTTGGACGTCCCATATCGCGACCTTGAATGcgtcgccgttgtcgccgtcggCTTCAGTTTTAGTTTTATGTTGGAATGTTTCGATCAAGCGCCAACATGGCACTCGTTACGGACGTAgatgacgcgcgcgcggtggtgatgcttgATCATAAATAATATTCTAAAACCCCCTCAACAGTCCCCGGAATCTGTCGCAGCAATCCGTTCCCTCGGGGGGAGAGCAACAAATGGATTAATTCCGTCGAGAGGAATAACAACCGCCATCATTATGCTTGGTGACCGTTGACGCCAGCATATAGCCAGCGATTTCCTGGCGGATTCCTGGCGACAGTGGCGGCTCATCGCACGAAATCCTTGATTTCCAAATCACATTCACCAGCCTTAATCCCCGGGGGCTGGTTTTTGGCTTGGTATGGCTTAATCTGGATGTTTATGCTACGATTTCGGCTTTCACATGATCCCGGGATGCGGTTGGAATCCTTGCGACTGGTTTGGACCAGGACCCAGAACATTCCACCAACGTACCAACAGGTCcagtggatcgatcgatcgatcgaggagcgGCCCAGAAATACTCCCATAAAGAGATAATCCTTTTAACGACGTGTTCGGCTACCGTAGAAAAGGGGTtagcactcgctcgctctctctttctatcactctctctttGTTGGCATGTCCCTGCCGCACGCCttacaccacgaccacgggaggaattcttttaaatttaatgaGATCTGGAGAAAAACGGCCACGGCGTTCGGGTACGGCAACGACGGCTCCCGGGTACATAcccatgatcatgatcacggAGGTAGTAAAGGATTAACGCCGAAAAGCCAAGAAGCCATTATAATAGGATTAACCCGTTGATCCGTTTCCACCCTTTTTTCGGGGCGCAGTTCGGCCACATTGCGGTCCGGCGATCCTCGGGGCGAACGCGTCCCATAAACAGGTTCCCGCCGAGCTCATGTTTATGACTTGGCCCTGGTGGTTGTGTGCCAGGTTCGTGGAGGCCTGGAATGTCAATAATTAGATTCGCATTCGCCCCTCGTACCCCCGTTAACCCTTTACTCACCGCTCGATGCGTTCGGTGCACGCTTGCGGTGGTTggaacggtagcagcagcaacaggagcagtgACTTGGGAACGCCCCTGCCGGCGGACGACGTCGGTAGCGGCGAATCCTTTGACCGACCGAAGAACGGGTGCATCGTCCTGACGCGCAGCCACACAGGTTTAATCCTTTACCTTCCTGCCGCTCGCCCTTCCACACGACCACAGGACCACAGGACCAcaggaccagcaccagcaggaactTGGCAGAATCGGCAGATCGGTTGAGGTGCGCAGCGCATGCGAGGCATACTTTATTGCTCTAAACGGTGCTAATCCTGTTaacccttttcttttctaattTAAATATCTGCCAACGGGAGCTAATCCGAACTCCCCCTCCtggctctctccctctctcttgggCGGTCGGCACAGCTTTTACGATCCTGGTGTGGAATCCTCCTCCCGGGGAGGAATGTGGTTTCGATCTTGTGGCTGCGGCACACGGCAGGTTGCTTTTGTGAGCGAACGATCCGGTGGTTCACCGAAAGGGTTGAAGCTTGTACCAAAGGGGTGCAATCGAAAGGGTTCGGTGGTCagtctgttggtggtggtcaaagTGGTCGGTT
This sequence is a window from Anopheles darlingi chromosome 3, idAnoDarlMG_H_01, whole genome shotgun sequence. Protein-coding genes within it:
- the LOC125955628 gene encoding esterase B1-like, with amino-acid sequence MVMRSAPLMGWKNVSTGSDAEKHMPVTRICVQVKQGSIYGVRDRLPNGQNYYYFKGVPYAKAPVGLLRFKSPVPLEKYSVSYLDCTKERSNCIGLDVLTKDISGSEDGLFLNIYTPKLGQPSGGGADPASALPVMVFLHGGGLTGGHGDSSLYLPNYLVQQGVIVVTLNYRLGVLGFLCLPDAGIQGNAGLKDQRMALRWVSENIAKFGGDPTNVTLFGASSGAIAVNYHCLSVESKRYFHKAILQSGSIYTEFSYQAEPEEKARRMAELLVASNGQPRTDTEVYEILRSAPAKRLFELQPQVLTDRERKVEKLFQIPFLPVIERADSEDAIIQRHPTEIMSEPDSIGIPIILGYNERDGMMVLIDAIKTLAAYNTEPERFLPRTVALEYFSPEAHALGEEVREFYFGNRPVSRDTLNQLTDVFTDKYLLAYRMTVELWARYQRRTKFYGYRFAFDGLLNKGKAIMSLRTMKGAAHIDEVYYLFSSPLLRTEVPETDKSYELRNTMVQLWTNFAKYSDPTPVDRGDAKLPFRWEPQQNVPVDANHVPLMCLNITNESIRMSEMPEKRRMDFWTKIFQRYNGRISNVAIPAISSSCVDENNNA